The Pseudomonas baetica genome includes a region encoding these proteins:
- a CDS encoding flagellin domain-containing protein — MALTVNTNTTSLNVQKNLNRASDALSTSMQRLSSGLKINSAKDDAAGLQISNRMSSQIRGNTQAIQNANDGISVAQTAEGAMQATTDILQRMRELAVKARNGTNGTADQTATNAEFAQMSDEITRISAATNLNGKNLLDGSAGTVTLQVGANTGSANHINLVLSSKFDAVSLSVGSGTLALTGATLTGATTNIDNAITAIDAAIAAIGATRASLGASQNRLTSTIQNLQNITENTTAAQGRVQDTDFAAETANLTKQQTLQQASTSVLAQANQLPSAVLKLLQ, encoded by the coding sequence ATGGCTTTAACAGTAAACACCAACACTACGTCGTTGAACGTTCAGAAAAACCTGAACCGCGCTTCCGACGCTCTGTCGACTTCGATGCAGCGCCTGTCTTCCGGCCTGAAAATCAACAGCGCTAAAGACGACGCCGCTGGCCTGCAGATCTCGAACCGTATGTCCTCGCAGATCCGTGGTAACACCCAAGCCATCCAGAACGCCAACGACGGTATCTCCGTTGCTCAGACCGCTGAAGGCGCTATGCAAGCGACCACCGACATTCTGCAGCGTATGCGTGAACTGGCTGTTAAAGCACGTAACGGTACCAACGGCACTGCTGACCAGACCGCTACCAACGCTGAATTCGCTCAGATGTCTGACGAAATCACCCGTATCTCGGCTGCTACCAACCTGAACGGCAAAAACCTGCTGGACGGTTCGGCTGGTACTGTGACCCTGCAAGTGGGCGCAAACACCGGTTCGGCTAACCACATCAACCTGGTACTGAGCTCCAAGTTCGACGCAGTAAGCCTGTCGGTAGGCAGCGGTACTCTGGCCCTGACCGGTGCTACCCTCACTGGCGCTACTACCAACATCGACAACGCGATCACTGCAATCGACGCCGCTATCGCTGCCATCGGTGCAACTCGTGCCAGCCTGGGTGCTTCGCAAAACCGTCTGACCAGCACCATCCAGAACTTGCAGAACATCACCGAGAACACTACTGCTGCACAAGGTCGCGTACAAGATACCGACTTCGCCGCAGAGACTGCTAACCTGACCAAGCAGCAAACCCTGCAACAGGCTTCGACTTCTGTTCTGGCTCAAGCCAACCAACTGCCTTCCGCTGTACTGAAGCTGCTTCAGTAA
- a CDS encoding flagellar protein FlaG, giving the protein MDMSVKLNLSYPAPKPVTPVAAKPSETPRVAKAEAPVADKSQETDDAKLKLAVQEIEKFVQSIKRNLEFSIDEHSGKVIVKVITSETGEVVRQIPSAEALKLADSLANASHVLFDAKV; this is encoded by the coding sequence ATGGACATGAGCGTCAAGCTTAACCTGTCTTACCCGGCTCCCAAGCCAGTAACGCCGGTTGCTGCCAAACCGTCAGAGACGCCTAGAGTTGCCAAGGCTGAAGCTCCGGTTGCTGACAAGAGTCAGGAGACGGACGACGCCAAGTTGAAACTGGCGGTGCAGGAGATCGAAAAGTTTGTCCAGTCGATCAAGCGCAATCTGGAGTTCTCGATTGATGAACACTCCGGTAAGGTCATCGTCAAGGTGATCACAAGCGAGACGGGTGAAGTCGTTCGACAGATTCCCTCCGCAGAAGCCCTCAAGCTGGCAGACAGCCTCGCCAATGCGAGCCACGTGTTGTTTGACGCCAAAGTCTGA
- the fliD gene encoding flagellar filament capping protein FliD: MASPILPGSGLGSGLDIGAIVTALVNADKSAKQTQIDTQTKTNSLKISGVGSLKSALAAFQKSMTDLNSASSPAFAGFTATSDTPAVLGATSDKTAVPGTYSVVVKNLATGSKIASAAFAGGAASAIPSGTLKITQNGTDYPVTIPANATLQSTRDAINTAQSANGISANIVTDSTGASRLVLSSNKTGAGMDLKVSGIAGLEIDGTQPMGSSPAAGASGAVGEVAKDATLTIDGLTVTSKSNTVTGAISGMTLNLVTASPVDAGGKQTAANVSVATNTAGIQTSLQSFIDSYNTLKKTIDTLSKATPDEDGNLTVSAAFTGDALPRSLMADIRAQLTAPGAGQPGQLAVLSQMGVLTDSKTGLLTLDTAVFKQRMETPGMAGQVQQLFSGTDAKNGLLSRMNTALKPYSETGGLLDQRSSNLTSRTTALQKQQAALDLRVDNLTKTLTAKYNAMDLLVGQMKATASNITSFFATMNAQQSAK; encoded by the coding sequence ATGGCAAGTCCAATTCTACCGGGTTCCGGGCTGGGTTCCGGTCTGGACATCGGCGCGATCGTCACCGCGCTGGTCAACGCCGACAAGTCTGCCAAGCAGACCCAGATCGACACGCAGACGAAAACCAACTCGCTGAAGATTTCCGGCGTTGGTTCGCTGAAAAGTGCTCTGGCCGCGTTCCAGAAGTCGATGACCGACCTGAACAGTGCGTCGAGCCCTGCGTTTGCCGGTTTCACCGCGACGTCGGACACCCCGGCCGTGCTCGGTGCAACGTCGGACAAGACTGCCGTGCCTGGTACCTACAGTGTTGTCGTGAAGAACCTGGCCACCGGCTCGAAAATAGCCAGTGCCGCCTTTGCCGGCGGTGCCGCCAGTGCCATTCCGAGTGGTACTCTGAAAATCACTCAGAATGGCACTGATTACCCTGTCACGATTCCGGCCAATGCCACCTTGCAGTCGACGCGAGACGCGATCAACACCGCGCAGTCGGCCAATGGTATCTCTGCCAACATCGTGACTGACAGCACAGGTGCTTCGCGCCTGGTGCTCAGTTCGAACAAGACCGGCGCTGGCATGGACCTCAAGGTCAGCGGCATCGCGGGTCTGGAAATCGACGGTACCCAGCCTATGGGCAGTTCCCCTGCGGCGGGCGCTTCGGGCGCGGTCGGAGAGGTGGCCAAGGATGCAACCCTGACCATCGACGGGCTGACTGTCACCAGCAAGTCCAATACGGTGACCGGTGCAATCAGCGGCATGACGCTGAATCTCGTTACCGCCAGCCCTGTGGATGCGGGTGGCAAGCAAACCGCTGCGAATGTCTCGGTAGCGACCAACACCGCCGGCATCCAGACGTCTCTGCAGTCGTTCATCGATTCCTATAACACCCTGAAGAAAACCATCGACACCCTGTCCAAGGCTACGCCGGACGAGGATGGCAATCTGACGGTGTCTGCGGCGTTCACCGGTGACGCGCTGCCGCGTTCTCTGATGGCGGATATTCGTGCTCAACTGACCGCTCCAGGAGCGGGCCAGCCAGGGCAATTGGCCGTTCTGTCGCAAATGGGTGTTCTGACGGACAGCAAGACCGGTTTGCTGACGCTGGACACCGCGGTGTTCAAACAACGCATGGAAACGCCGGGCATGGCCGGTCAGGTTCAGCAGTTGTTCAGCGGTACCGATGCCAAAAACGGCCTGTTGTCGCGCATGAACACCGCGCTTAAGCCGTATTCGGAAACGGGCGGGCTGCTCGATCAGCGCAGTTCCAACCTGACGAGCCGAACCACCGCTCTGCAAAAGCAGCAGGCAGCCCTGGACTTGCGCGTCGATAACCTGACGAAGACGTTGACGGCCAAGTACAACGCCATGGACCTTCTGGTCGGGCAGATGAAGGCGACGGCGAGCAACATCACCTCGTTCTTCGCCACGATGAACGCTCAGCAATCCGCGAAGTAA
- the fliS gene encoding flagellar export chaperone FliS — translation MNPMLALRQYQKVGAHAQTSEASPHRLVQMLMEGGLARIAQAKGAIERKDIPGKCTSISKAIGIVSGLREGLDLENSADTLADLDGLYIYMMKRLAEANISSDPRILDEVAGLLSTVKEGWDAIAPVPAPQF, via the coding sequence ATGAACCCAATGTTAGCCCTTCGGCAATATCAGAAAGTCGGTGCGCACGCCCAGACATCCGAGGCGAGCCCGCACCGTCTGGTGCAAATGCTGATGGAAGGCGGGCTGGCCCGCATTGCTCAGGCCAAAGGCGCCATCGAGCGCAAGGACATTCCTGGCAAGTGCACGTCGATCAGCAAGGCTATCGGCATTGTCAGTGGTTTGCGTGAAGGTCTGGATCTGGAAAACAGTGCTGATACGCTGGCGGATCTGGACGGCTTGTACATCTACATGATGAAGCGTCTGGCCGAGGCGAATATCAGCAGCGATCCACGCATTCTTGATGAGGTCGCCGGCCTGCTGAGCACGGTCAAAGAAGGTTGGGATGCGATTGCCCCTGTGCCTGCTCCGCAGTTCTAA
- a CDS encoding flagellar protein FliT, giving the protein MSLVLQRIADTREALVSALAERNWEAIGELDLACRSCMEDVLSEASLDEVALRDNLEELLHVYKELLEVAMGERQAIANEMSQITQAQKAAKVYHLFG; this is encoded by the coding sequence ATGAGTCTTGTATTGCAGCGAATTGCCGATACCCGTGAAGCGTTGGTCAGTGCTCTGGCCGAACGTAACTGGGAAGCCATTGGCGAGTTGGATCTGGCTTGCCGTTCCTGCATGGAAGACGTCTTGAGTGAGGCTTCGCTGGACGAGGTCGCCTTGCGCGACAATCTTGAGGAGTTGCTCCATGTCTACAAGGAGCTTCTTGAGGTGGCCATGGGTGAACGGCAGGCGATAGCCAACGAGATGTCGCAGATCACCCAAGCGCAAAAGGCGGCAAAGGTTTACCATCTGTTTGGTTAA
- a CDS encoding sigma-54 dependent transcriptional regulator, whose amino-acid sequence MWRETKILLIDDDSVRRRDLAVILNFLGEENLPCGSHDWQQAVGSLSSSREVICVLIGTVNAPGALLGLLKTLSTWDEFLPVLLMGDNSSVDLPEDQRRRVLSTLEMPPSYSKLLDSLHRAQVYREMYDQARERGRHREPNLFRSLVGTSRAIQHVRQMMQQVADTDASVLILGESGTGKEVVARNLHYHSKRRDAPFVPVNCGAIPAELLESELFGHEKGAFTGAITSRAGRFELANGGTLFLDEIGDMPLPMQVKLLRVLQERTFERVGSNKTQSVDVRIIAATHKNLESMIEIGTFREDLYYRLNVFPIEMAPLRERVEDIPLLMNELISRMEHEKRGSIRFNSAAIMSLCRHGWPGNVRELANLVERMAIMHPYGVIGVVELPKKFRYVDDEDEQMVDSLRSDLEERVAINGHTPDFSANAMLPPEGLDLKDYLGGLEQGLIQQALDDANGIVARAAERLRIRRTTLVEKMRKYGMSRRDGDEQAED is encoded by the coding sequence ATGTGGCGTGAAACCAAAATTCTGCTGATCGATGACGATAGCGTTCGCCGCCGCGACTTGGCGGTGATTCTAAATTTTCTCGGCGAAGAAAATTTACCCTGCGGCAGCCATGACTGGCAGCAGGCAGTCGGCTCTTTGTCGTCTAGTCGTGAGGTCATTTGCGTACTGATCGGGACGGTTAATGCTCCTGGCGCGCTTTTGGGCTTGCTAAAGACACTCTCGACCTGGGATGAGTTCCTTCCGGTTTTGTTGATGGGCGATAATTCTTCCGTCGACTTGCCTGAAGACCAGCGTCGCCGCGTGCTTTCGACCCTGGAAATGCCGCCCAGCTACAGCAAATTGCTCGATTCGCTGCACCGCGCCCAGGTCTATCGCGAGATGTATGACCAGGCTCGTGAACGCGGCCGTCATCGCGAACCCAATCTGTTTCGCAGCCTCGTCGGTACCAGCCGGGCGATCCAGCACGTACGCCAGATGATGCAGCAAGTGGCCGACACCGACGCCAGCGTGCTGATCCTTGGCGAGTCCGGTACCGGCAAGGAAGTGGTCGCGCGTAACCTGCATTACCACTCCAAGCGCCGTGACGCGCCGTTCGTGCCGGTCAACTGCGGGGCGATCCCGGCAGAGCTGCTGGAAAGCGAACTGTTCGGCCACGAGAAGGGCGCTTTTACCGGTGCCATCACCAGCCGTGCCGGCCGCTTTGAGCTGGCAAACGGCGGTACGCTGTTCCTCGACGAAATCGGTGACATGCCGCTGCCGATGCAGGTCAAGCTGCTGCGCGTGTTGCAGGAGCGCACCTTCGAGCGCGTAGGCAGCAACAAGACCCAGAGCGTCGACGTGCGCATCATTGCCGCGACCCACAAGAATCTCGAAAGCATGATCGAGATCGGTACGTTCCGCGAAGACCTTTACTATCGCCTGAACGTGTTCCCGATCGAGATGGCGCCGCTGCGTGAGCGCGTCGAGGATATCCCGCTGCTGATGAACGAGTTGATCTCGCGCATGGAGCACGAAAAACGCGGTTCGATCCGTTTCAATTCGGCGGCGATCATGTCGCTGTGCCGTCACGGCTGGCCGGGCAACGTCCGCGAACTGGCCAACCTGGTCGAGCGCATGGCGATCATGCATCCGTACGGGGTGATCGGCGTGGTCGAGTTGCCGAAAAAATTCCGCTACGTCGACGACGAAGACGAGCAAATGGTCGACAGCCTGCGCAGCGACCTCGAAGAGCGCGTGGCAATCAACGGCCATACGCCTGACTTCAGCGCCAACGCCATGCTGCCGCCGGAAGGCCTTGATCTGAAGGACTACCTCGGTGGTCTGGAGCAGGGCCTGATTCAGCAGGCTCTGGACGATGCTAACGGCATTGTGGCGCGAGCTGCGGAGCGTCTGCGTATTCGGCGGACCACGCTGGTGGAGAAGATGCGTAAGTACGGCATGAGTCGGCGCGACGGAGATGAACAGGCGGAGGATTGA
- a CDS encoding sensor histidine kinase translates to MSSAPNAEGQASSVEQASRQGLEQAFALFSQMSSQLTDSYSMLEARVTELKGELAVVSAQRMQELAEKERLANRLQNLLDLLPGGVIVIDGHGIVREANPAAIELLGLPLEGELWRHVIARCFAPREDDGHEISLKDGRRLSIATRSLDAEPGQLVLLNDLTETRHLQDQLARHERLSSLGRMVASLAHQIRTPLSAALLYASHLTEQELPVATQQRFAGRLKERLHELEHQVRDMLVFARGELPLTDRLTPNALMQALQAAALTHVQDLPVRWQCDSHAGELLCNRDTLVGALLNLLENAIQASAADVRLKVHCYTRDNTLRVCVSDTGSGIEPAVLERLGEPFFTTKVTGTGLGLTVVKAVARAHQGELQLRSRVGRGTCAQVILPLFCAVQGAE, encoded by the coding sequence ATGTCTTCAGCCCCCAATGCCGAGGGGCAAGCGTCGTCCGTAGAGCAGGCGAGCCGTCAGGGTCTCGAGCAGGCGTTCGCGCTCTTCAGTCAGATGTCCAGTCAGTTGACTGACTCCTACAGCATGCTTGAGGCGCGGGTCACTGAGCTCAAGGGTGAACTGGCGGTGGTCAGTGCCCAACGCATGCAGGAACTGGCGGAAAAAGAACGCCTGGCCAACCGTTTGCAAAACCTCCTCGATCTGTTGCCCGGTGGCGTTATCGTCATAGATGGTCATGGCATCGTGCGTGAAGCCAATCCGGCCGCCATTGAGTTACTCGGTCTGCCGCTGGAAGGCGAACTGTGGCGCCATGTCATTGCGCGCTGCTTCGCCCCGCGTGAAGACGACGGTCACGAAATCTCCCTGAAAGACGGTCGGCGCCTGTCGATTGCCACACGCTCGCTGGACGCTGAGCCGGGGCAATTGGTGCTGCTCAACGACCTGACAGAAACCCGTCATCTGCAAGATCAACTGGCACGCCACGAGCGCCTGTCCTCGCTGGGACGCATGGTTGCGTCGCTGGCGCATCAGATCCGTACGCCATTGTCCGCTGCGCTGCTCTACGCCAGTCATTTGACTGAGCAGGAACTGCCTGTCGCCACCCAGCAGCGGTTTGCCGGACGGCTCAAGGAGCGCCTGCACGAGCTGGAGCATCAGGTGCGCGACATGCTGGTGTTTGCTCGCGGCGAATTGCCGCTTACCGACCGCCTCACGCCCAATGCCCTGATGCAGGCACTCCAGGCTGCCGCGCTGACTCATGTGCAGGATCTGCCTGTTCGCTGGCAGTGCGACAGCCATGCCGGCGAGTTGCTGTGCAATCGCGATACGCTGGTCGGCGCTCTGCTGAATCTGCTCGAAAACGCGATCCAGGCCAGCGCCGCCGATGTGCGTTTGAAGGTGCATTGCTACACCCGCGACAACACGCTGCGCGTGTGCGTCAGCGATACCGGCAGCGGGATCGAGCCGGCGGTGCTGGAGCGCCTTGGTGAGCCATTTTTTACCACTAAAGTCACCGGTACCGGCCTTGGCCTGACCGTGGTCAAAGCGGTGGCGCGGGCACATCAGGGAGAATTGCAGCTGCGTTCGCGCGTCGGGCGCGGCACGTGCGCGCAGGTGATCCTGCCGCTGTTTTGCGCTGTACAGGGAGCTGAGTGA
- a CDS encoding sigma-54-dependent transcriptional regulator, with protein sequence MGIKVLLVEDDRSLREALADTLLLAGHDYHAVGSAEEALAAVACEAFSLVVSDVNMPGMDGHQLLSLLRARQPQLPVLLMTAHGAVERAVDAMRQGAADYLVKPFEPKALLDLVARHALGSLSASDTEGPIAVEPASAQLLELAARVARSDSTVLISGESGTGKEVLARYIHQQSHRANQPFIAINCAAIPDNMLEATLFGHEKGSFTGAIAAQAGKFEQAHGGTILLDEISEMPLGLQAKLLRVLQEREVERVGGRKPITLDIRVVATTNRDLAGEVAAGRFREDLFYRLSVFPLAWRPLRERTADILPLAERLLAKHVNKMKHAAAKLSPEAQACLTGYPWPGNVRELDNAIQRALILQQGGLIQPQDFCLQGSVTFAALPSVTPGPAVIREVELDADSAGALGDDLRRREFQMIIDTLRTERGRRKEAAQKLGISPRTLRYKLAQMRDAGMDVEGYLFAT encoded by the coding sequence ATGGGCATCAAGGTTCTGCTGGTCGAGGATGACCGTTCGTTGCGTGAAGCGCTGGCCGATACGCTGCTGTTGGCGGGCCACGATTATCATGCGGTCGGCAGCGCTGAAGAGGCGTTGGCGGCGGTGGCGTGCGAGGCGTTCAGCCTGGTGGTCAGCGACGTCAACATGCCTGGTATGGATGGTCATCAATTGCTTTCGCTGCTGCGCGCCCGTCAGCCGCAATTGCCGGTGTTGCTGATGACCGCGCATGGCGCCGTGGAGCGCGCCGTCGATGCCATGCGCCAAGGCGCGGCGGACTATCTGGTCAAGCCGTTCGAGCCAAAGGCTTTGCTTGATCTGGTGGCGCGGCATGCGCTGGGTAGCCTCAGTGCCAGCGACACCGAAGGTCCGATCGCGGTCGAGCCAGCCAGTGCGCAGCTTCTGGAGTTAGCTGCGCGTGTCGCCCGCAGTGATTCCACGGTGCTGATTTCCGGCGAGTCCGGCACCGGCAAGGAAGTGCTGGCGCGCTACATTCACCAGCAATCCCATCGCGCCAATCAGCCGTTCATTGCGATCAATTGCGCAGCGATCCCGGACAACATGCTTGAAGCGACGTTGTTTGGGCATGAGAAAGGCTCGTTCACCGGCGCCATTGCGGCGCAGGCGGGCAAGTTCGAACAGGCCCACGGCGGCACTATACTGCTCGACGAAATCTCCGAAATGCCGCTTGGCCTGCAAGCCAAGCTGCTGCGTGTTCTGCAAGAGCGCGAAGTCGAGCGGGTTGGCGGGCGTAAGCCGATCACTCTGGATATCCGCGTGGTCGCCACCACCAACCGTGATCTGGCCGGCGAAGTAGCGGCGGGTCGGTTCCGTGAAGACCTTTTCTACCGTCTGTCGGTTTTCCCCCTGGCCTGGCGTCCACTTCGCGAGCGCACTGCCGATATCTTGCCGCTGGCTGAGCGGTTGTTGGCCAAACACGTCAATAAAATGAAGCATGCCGCGGCGAAACTTTCGCCAGAGGCGCAAGCGTGCCTGACCGGATATCCATGGCCTGGCAACGTGCGTGAGCTGGATAACGCGATTCAGCGTGCGTTGATTCTGCAGCAGGGTGGTTTGATCCAGCCGCAGGATTTCTGTTTGCAGGGCAGCGTGACGTTCGCCGCTTTGCCGTCGGTAACCCCGGGTCCGGCCGTCATTCGCGAAGTCGAACTCGACGCGGATTCGGCCGGGGCTCTGGGCGATGACCTGCGCCGCCGGGAGTTTCAGATGATCATCGACACCCTGCGCACTGAGCGTGGCCGCCGTAAAGAAGCGGCGCAAAAGCTCGGCATCAGCCCGCGCACCCTGCGTTACAAGCTGGCGCAAATGCGCGATGCGGGGATGGACGTCGAAGGTTATCTGTTCGCCACGTGA
- the fliE gene encoding flagellar hook-basal body complex protein FliE: MSQGIEFNRLMMDMKAMKMDAMSTPKSTAAVPELAGSSFSDMLGQAINKVSNTQQASTQLANAFEIGKSGVDLTDVMIASQKASVSFQALTQVRNKLVQAYQDIMQMPV; the protein is encoded by the coding sequence ATGAGCCAAGGTATTGAATTCAATCGGTTGATGATGGACATGAAGGCCATGAAAATGGATGCCATGTCGACGCCGAAATCGACCGCCGCTGTCCCTGAACTGGCAGGCAGCAGCTTTTCCGACATGCTCGGTCAAGCCATCAACAAAGTCAGCAATACCCAGCAGGCTTCGACCCAGCTGGCCAACGCCTTCGAAATCGGCAAGAGCGGCGTCGACCTGACGGACGTGATGATCGCTTCGCAAAAAGCCAGCGTGTCGTTCCAGGCTCTGACCCAGGTGCGCAATAAACTGGTTCAGGCCTATCAAGACATCATGCAGATGCCGGTTTAA
- the fliF gene encoding flagellar basal-body MS-ring/collar protein FliF — MAEAVADNVPAKATPIDGKPPLFGLSFLENLSEMTVLRQVGLLVGLAASVAIGFAVVLWSQQPDYRPLYGSLAGMDAKQVMDTLASADIPYTVEPNSGALLVKADDLSRARMKLAAAGVTPSDGNIGFEILDKEQGLGTSQFMEATRYRRGLEGELARTISSLNNVKGARVHLAIPKSSVFVRDERKPSASILVELYSGRSLEPGQVVAIINLVATSVPELSKSQITVVDQKGNLLSDQAENSEMTMAGKQFDYSRRMESMLTQRVHNILQPVLGNDRYKAEVSADIDFNAVESTAEQFNPDQPALRSEQSVNEQRTASNGPQGVPGALSNQPPSPASAPQTTGGAAAPASMVQPGQPLVDANGQQIMDPATGQPMLAPYPADKRQQSTKNFELDRSISHTKQQQGRLNRLSVSVVVDDQVKVNAANGETTRAPWSADELARFTRLVQDAVGFDASRGDSVSVINMPFSAERGEVIADIPFYSQPWFWDIVKQVLGVLFILVLVFGVLRPVLNNITGGGKGKELAGLGSDVELGGMGGLDGELSNDRVSLGGPQSILLPSPSEGYDAQLNAIKSLVAEDPGRVAQVVKEWINADE; from the coding sequence ATGGCAGAAGCAGTCGCCGATAACGTTCCGGCCAAGGCCACCCCGATAGACGGCAAACCGCCGCTGTTCGGCTTGTCCTTCCTGGAAAACCTCTCCGAGATGACCGTGCTGCGTCAGGTGGGCCTGTTGGTCGGTCTGGCTGCGAGCGTGGCGATTGGCTTTGCCGTGGTGCTGTGGTCGCAGCAGCCGGATTATCGTCCGTTGTACGGCAGTCTTGCCGGCATGGACGCCAAGCAGGTCATGGACACCCTGGCCTCCGCCGACATCCCTTACACCGTTGAACCCAACTCCGGTGCCTTGCTGGTCAAGGCCGATGACTTGTCCCGTGCGCGGATGAAGCTCGCTGCTGCTGGTGTCACTCCCAGCGATGGCAACATCGGTTTCGAAATCCTCGACAAGGAACAGGGTCTGGGCACCAGCCAATTCATGGAAGCGACGCGTTACCGTCGCGGCCTTGAAGGTGAACTGGCGCGAACCATCTCCAGCCTGAACAACGTCAAGGGTGCCCGCGTGCACCTGGCGATTCCGAAGAGTTCGGTGTTCGTGCGTGATGAACGCAAGCCGAGCGCTTCGATTCTGGTCGAGTTGTACTCCGGTCGTTCGCTGGAGCCAGGCCAGGTCGTTGCCATCATCAACCTGGTGGCCACTTCCGTTCCCGAGCTGAGCAAATCGCAGATTACCGTCGTCGACCAGAAGGGCAATCTGCTCTCTGATCAGGCGGAAAACTCTGAAATGACCATGGCCGGCAAGCAGTTCGATTACAGCCGTCGCATGGAAAGCATGCTCACCCAGCGCGTGCACAACATTCTGCAACCGGTACTGGGCAACGATCGCTACAAGGCTGAAGTGTCGGCCGATATCGATTTCAACGCCGTCGAATCCACTGCCGAGCAGTTCAACCCGGATCAACCGGCGCTGCGCAGCGAGCAGTCAGTTAACGAACAGCGTACCGCCAGCAATGGCCCGCAAGGTGTGCCGGGTGCCCTCAGCAACCAGCCACCGTCGCCGGCCTCGGCACCGCAAACCACGGGTGGCGCTGCAGCGCCTGCCAGTATGGTGCAGCCAGGTCAGCCATTGGTTGACGCCAACGGCCAGCAGATCATGGACCCGGCGACCGGTCAGCCGATGCTCGCGCCGTACCCGGCCGACAAGCGTCAACAATCCACCAAGAACTTCGAACTCGATCGCTCCATCAGCCACACCAAGCAGCAGCAGGGTCGCCTGAATCGTCTGTCGGTGTCGGTGGTGGTTGACGATCAGGTCAAGGTCAATGCGGCCAACGGTGAAACCACCCGCGCGCCGTGGAGCGCCGACGAATTGGCGCGCTTCACTCGCCTGGTGCAGGACGCCGTCGGTTTTGACGCCAGCCGTGGCGACAGCGTCAGCGTGATCAACATGCCGTTCTCCGCCGAGCGCGGTGAAGTGATTGCCGATATTCCGTTCTACTCCCAGCCATGGTTCTGGGACATCGTCAAACAAGTGCTGGGCGTGTTGTTCATCCTGGTGCTGGTGTTTGGTGTGCTGCGTCCGGTGCTCAACAACATCACCGGCGGTGGCAAAGGCAAGGAGCTGGCCGGTCTGGGCAGCGACGTGGAACTCGGTGGCATGGGCGGCCTGGACGGCGAACTTTCCAACGACCGCGTGAGCCTCGGTGGTCCGCAGAGCATTCTGTTGCCGAGCCCGAGCGAGGGTTATGACGCGCAACTGAATGCAATCAAGAGTCTGGTGGCAGAAGACCCGGGTCGCGTGGCCCAGGTCGTGAAAGAGTGGATTAACGCAGATGAGTGA
- the fliG gene encoding flagellar motor switch protein FliG — protein sequence MSDNRAAVAKLTRVDKAAILLLSLGSTDAAQVLRHMGPKEVQRVGVAMAQMGNVHREQVEQVMSEFVDIVGDQTSLGVGSDDYVRKMLTQALGEDKANGLIDRILLGGNTSGLDSLKWMEPRAVADVIRYEHPQIQAIVVAYLDPDQAGEVLGNFDHKVRLDIILRVSSLNTVQPAALKELNQILEKQFSGNSNASRTTLGGIKRAADIMNFLDSSIEGQLMDSIREVDEDLSGQIEDLMFVFNNLADVDDRGIQALLREVSSDVLVLALKGSDEGVKEKIFKNMSKRAAELLRDDLEAKGPVRVSDVETAQKEILTIARRMAEAGEIVLGGKGGEEMI from the coding sequence ATGAGTGATAACCGAGCCGCCGTCGCCAAACTGACCCGGGTTGATAAAGCAGCGATTCTGCTGCTGTCCCTGGGCTCGACCGATGCCGCGCAAGTGCTGCGCCACATGGGCCCGAAAGAGGTTCAGCGTGTGGGTGTGGCCATGGCGCAGATGGGCAACGTCCATCGCGAGCAAGTCGAACAGGTCATGAGCGAGTTCGTCGACATCGTCGGCGACCAGACCAGCCTGGGCGTCGGTTCTGACGACTACGTGCGCAAAATGCTCACCCAGGCCCTGGGTGAAGACAAGGCCAACGGCCTGATCGATCGCATCCTGCTCGGTGGCAACACCAGCGGCCTCGACAGCCTGAAATGGATGGAACCGCGCGCGGTTGCCGACGTAATCCGTTACGAACACCCGCAAATCCAGGCGATCGTGGTGGCATACCTCGACCCGGATCAGGCCGGTGAAGTGCTTGGCAACTTCGACCACAAGGTGCGTCTGGACATCATCCTGCGCGTCTCGTCGTTGAATACCGTGCAACCGGCAGCATTGAAAGAGCTCAACCAGATTCTCGAGAAGCAGTTCTCCGGCAACTCGAATGCCTCGCGCACCACCCTGGGTGGCATCAAGCGTGCGGCGGACATCATGAACTTCCTCGACAGCTCGATCGAAGGCCAGCTCATGGACTCGATCCGCGAAGTCGACGAAGACCTGTCCGGTCAGATCGAAGACCTCATGTTCGTGTTCAACAACCTCGCCGACGTCGACGACCGCGGCATTCAGGCGCTGTTGCGCGAAGTGTCTTCCGACGTGCTGGTGCTGGCCCTCAAGGGTTCGGACGAAGGCGTCAAAGAGAAGATCTTCAAGAACATGTCCAAACGTGCCGCCGAACTGTTGCGCGACGACCTCGAGGCCAAAGGCCCGGTGCGCGTCAGCGACGTGGAAACGGCGCAGAAGGAAATCCTCACCATTGCTCGTCGTATGGCCGAAGCTGGCGAGATCGTCCTGGGTGGCAAGGGTGGCGAGGAAATGATCTAA